The DNA region CGCCCCGCACCCTGCCCACCGTCTTCGAACCTTCTCCTCTCTAGTCTCTCTCTCGCTACTGACTCTCCTCTCCCGTCCCGTCCTCGCCACCCCACCCCGACGAGAGACGGCCACCGGGCCAGCAGCGATCTTCttcgtcttcttcttcttcttccccgcgcccAGCCTCGGGAGCCCGGCGCCGAGACCTACCCGCGAGGTGATTATTCTCTCTCTCGGACTCTCCCAGGTTCGGCCTCGTCGGGCGGTTCGCTCCGCGTTTCGAGGGGAATCGGGGAGCGCGGCTGCGCGCTCCGCAGTGGCGGGcggtttgggggggggggggggaggagtgGAGTTCGTGGCGGTGGATGCGAGCGGAAAATCGGATCTTTCTGCTCTCCGCTGGCGGTTCTTCGTTTGGGCTGGTAGTACGCGGCGTTGATGACTTGACTTCTTCGTTTGCTGATTTGCTGGTAATTCTAATGGGTCCAGTTAGGGTACCAGTGGGTGTTCTGTTAAGGTACCCGTGGAAAGTAGGTTGGATGATTGGTTCCGCACGCGAGGAATTGCGTAATTATGCGGTGGGCACTGCAGTATCTGAATCCGTTTTATATCTGAATCTGTTTTACTCACCCTTTGGATGGCTGGTAAAGCTCCAGCACAGCACCACTTGTGGTTCTAGGCATGTACCTCATCACCGGAACCCTTGGTCAGTACTGCCCTTGGTGCAATCCGAGCTTGTGTAGTCCCAATCTCTTGAGGGTTGGGTTCCTGTAATGCTCGTTGGTGAATTCAGTGTGCCTGGAATTATCTCAGTTGAGATAAGGCCGTTGCTAGCAAAGGATTCGGATGACGCATTTAAGATTTCTGAATACGGCCAAACGTCCTGTCGTCATTGGCATGCGGGGTTGGAGTGGGTACACTTGGGCGTAAAACTGGTTCGTGTGTGGTGGATGGGATTGTCCGTTGCAGCACTTGGATTTCTCCGTGGATTACGTTTTAAGTTTGAGATGATCGAAGAAATTTCCAAAAATGGAACACCTGGTTGTTTGTTTTGTTTTGGTATGTGCCTATTTCACCAGTTTTCCGTTACATATCAGTATGGTCTAGGAAGCAGTTTTCCGTTACGTGAGTTTCACCTTCCAAATTTATTTCTAAGCATGGGTGCATTACAAGCCAGTGGCCACTAAGAAACGCAGAATTTACAGTCTGAGCTGTGTTGGTCAATTTTGAATTTTGATATGGATGACTTGTCCAATTTTTGCCATTGAACGTTTTTTTGATATATAGTATCGCTGATTGTAGTGTTTTAAACTTTGATGTGATCAGTTTGTGCATTATACATTTAAGTTAATTTTACAACATTTCGGCATTTAGTTCGTGCAATTTTCATTTCCCCAGAATGTACTTTATTGGGTATACAAAATTTCTTTGGAAATGTCAGCTTAATTTTCTTACATGTCAGCTTTACTCAATTCGAGGATACAATCTAATAGCAACATTCTTTACTACCTTAGTGCAGGCACAAAGTTATACTGCCTGGGTGATCTCCCCTGCGGACCAGCTTCCCTCAACACTAGCATAGATCTACAGTGCATGGCCGAGGCTTTCATTGACCTGTAGTTTTTGTTAGTCATTGAGGGTGGTGCACTGACAATGGGCTCGCGATCAAAGAGCGAAGATGACAAGGCTCTTGTCTTGTGTCAGGAAAGAAAACGATTTGTCAGAGAAGCTCTTGATGGAAGATGTGCTTTTGCAGCTGCTCATTTTGCTTATATTCAGTCACTTAGGCACACAGGATTTGCTCTGAGAAAATTCATGGAGCCTGAAGTGCCAACGGATTCGTCCCTGTTCACATCAACATCTGCCACTCCAGAGCTTCCTACCATGAGGCAGAAATCGATGAACCTTTCCCCATCCCTTTCACATCATGCTAGTGACTCTTTCTCCCCAGTTCCATCACCTTTATCTTCAGGACGTTTCCATGTCAACCATATGAAAGCTGGGGGGAGCTCAGTGACAACTGTCAAGGAGAAGTTGCTTGAACCTGTAAGAGCCACTCTGCAAACATCATCCCCTGTGCGTAGACAAGCTATCCATGATCTGGATGATAGTTCCACATTTGAAGCTCGGCCCGGTACACCACCATGGGACTACTTTGGCCTTTTTCAACCTGTTGAGAGCCAGATCTCATTTCATGATGAGAAGGAACTTGTTCATGAATATGAAAATTCTGATGATATCAGGCGTCTTCGTGAGAAGGAGGGAATCCCAGAGCTTGAAGAGGAAGTGGAGAAGTCTCCTGATCATTCTGATTTTATAACGAGGCGCCTAGGAGAGGATAAAGCTCCAGATCTCAAAGATGTTGAGAAGTCTCCTATGAATGGTGGAGAGGATGATCTTGCATTGTCAGAAGATGATTTTGACAATCCAACGTCTGAATCTTTAGTACGTGTGTTCAAGAATCGCAATGACACACCTGCTGGATATACTGCAACAGGTCAGTCACCTGTACAGCATGCTACAGATGAGTTAAGTTCAGAAACGATTGGTTCTCAGACCGCAGGACCAAAAGATGGCATGGCAGTTGATTCTCAGGCTGAGAGACCAAGAGATGGCATAAGAGTTGATTCTCAGACTGAAAGACCAAAAGATAACATGAGAGTTGATTCTCAGACTGAAATGTCAGAAGATGGCACGAGAGTTGATTCTCAAACTGAAAGACCAAAAGATGACACTGGAGTTGATTCTCAGACTGTAAGACCAAAAGATGACACGAGGGTACTGGACATTAGCATGTATGAAAGTGACGAAACTCCTGTGGCAAGCCCTGTGAAAGAAGTTTCATCTTCAACTGCTGCTCTTCCTATGAATGGGAAATCAAAGGAAACTTTTCGTGATGTGAGGAATGTGGTGAGGGATTTAAACTCATGCATGAAGGAGATTGAGATCTTATTTATCAAGGCATCTGATTCTGGAAAAGAAGTTCCGAGGATGCTTGAAGCAGATAAAGTCAATTTCCGCCCTTTACTACCAGAAGAAAAAGGTTATATCTTAGTAGATTTACGTTACTGTTCCATAACACATGCATTCGAGTTTTGCTTCAAATGAAGATAGGAACTAGAAATGTTTTGGGATGCATACACACAATGATATGAAATATCACTATTTATTTGTTATCACAGCTAAAACTTCGCTAGTGGCCATTATTTTTTGTCACTCCATCTGTTCTAGTTTACTTACTATGGGTTTATCTTGATATTTTGATGCAGCACCTGGATCAACGGCATCCGGTTTTTTTGCAAATTTATTTGCTTGTTGCAGAGAGGAAGTCCCTGTTCCTCAACGTAAGTTATTTTACTCTTATCTAGTAGTTACTACAGTTccttcctttttccttcttgtaacacaAGTACCTGTAACTAATTGTAGCACAATATATTGTTATTTGATCCAGTGCAATCTTTATCACCCTGGCATATAGCTTTGCTCATTAACTGCACTGACGTGTTTGGGGTAGTTTGGAGAACAGCTATATCGATCTCATTGTCATGTGGTCACTCTTTGTTCTAAAGTATAGTATTGTTGAAGTTGAAACAACTAATGCAAGTTTGGAGGGAGTAGTTAACTTATACCTTGTGCAATGAGCAGTGGTAGGGCTTGTATTCTTGTCCACATTGACATATAAATGCCTCATGTTGTAATGCAGCTCCTCCTCAGGCTGACGTGAAGTACCTTACCTGGCATAGATCAATGTCTTCACTTTCTTCTTCATCTAGAAATCCTCTTGGGACAACAACAAAAGATGACACTGATGGTCTCACTGGAAATATCTTTAGTGGCGTATACATGAATGCTGGCAGTCATGCATCCACACTGGACAGGTTGTATGCATGGGAGAGAAAGCTTTATGACGAAGTTAAGGTAAAAAGCCTCTTTTTTCAGCATCTGTTCTATGACTTAAGTTTCCAAAGTTAAGATGACTAGAAGGTGGAACAAATAGACCATACTGATGCCTAGCATGTATTTGGACTGAAGTGCTGCCACACGCGCACACTATTATATGGTGACAATACATGTCTGTGACTGCCCTGGAAACCTGCAACTTTACAAAGAGATGGGGCTATATCATGTAGTGTACACTACCCCATACCTCCTACAGTGAAATGATTACCAAATGTTCACCTTAATTTATCTAGTTACAATTAGATAATTGTTATACATTCTAGAACCATGTACTTTTTTTGCTTTAGATAGCCAAAATATGTGGATCTGACAGTTTTTCTTTTCCATTCCTCCAGGCGAGCAGTGCAATTTGCAGGCAATATGATGAGAAATGTAGGCAACTAAGACACCAGGAATCAAGAGGAGAAAGCCAAATGAGTATTGACAAAACCCGTGCTGTTGTGAAGGATTTGCACTCCAGAATTTTAGTGGCCATTCAGCGAATAGACATGATTTCGAAGAACATAGAGGATATAAGGGACAAAGAGCTTCAACCACAGCTAGAGGAATTGATTGGAAGGTATATTTATCCCTTAAGTTTGGACTGAACTACAACTCAATTGGCACCTTAGTGTAGACCTGATTACCCTTTTGGCCCCAGTATAATTGTGATCAGTTTTGAAACTGATTTATGCACTTGGGCTATGGTCTGGACCCAATGAAAAAAATGAGACATCTCATTATGTGGCCTGAATGAAACTTGCCTGGTTCTTGTGTTGTTCAGATCTACATTCAGGGCATGCTCTGGCCTGAATGAAATTGGGCCATGCTCTGGCCTGGTCCTGGTCATTCAGGTCTACCTTAATGAATGATAAATTACTAGTTATGATTACATGGCGGGTAATGACTTTTTATGTTGCAGCAATACGAAAAATTTTCACGTAATGATGCTTGCGATATCTGGTTTAGCGTTCATTGGTGCACTAATCAACTTGACATTTTGTAATCTTTTTTATGGTATCTTTATTGAATTAACACAATATTTGCCTCATTTGCAGCTTAACTCGCATGTGGGCAACAATGCTTGAGTGTCACCGGCATCAACACGAGATTATTAAGCTAGTATGCAACAGTGGCAGCATGAAGGTCTCAATTCGGTCAGAATCACAGTTACAAGCCAGTCTGCTCCTCCAGGTTGAGCTAAGCACATTATGTTCGAACTTCCAGAAATGGATATCATCCCACAGAGCATATTTGAATAGCCTAAATTCATGGCTACTCAAGTGTGTGAAGTCACTACAGAGGAGAAGGAAGAGTTCCAGGAAAAAGAAGGTTGAAGCTGATCCAATAACAAAGTATGCTGTTGCGCCCATATTTAAAACTTGCGAGAGCTGGATAGACTTATTGGATGACTTACCAACCAAGGACTTGGAGGATGCCATTAAAGGCCTTGCTGCAGTTATACACCGCTCGATGCCACACCAAGAGAAGCGACGTGGTAGTTCAAAGCTGACTTTCTCATTATCCCATAGTGGAAGGTTAAATGGCGATATGGGGGAAGTCCAGAGGAGTGACACGCCTACAGATTTACAATCAAGTTTGGAGATATTCCTAGGGAAGCTTGAAACCTTTTCGGAGGTTTCGTTGCAGGAGTATATGGTTCTCAAAGGGAAAATTGATGATGCAAAGACGAATTATGAGAAGTGGAAGTAGTTTTGGTGCAGTCAGACTAGTGGCTCTAATTTCTGGAATGGAACATAACCAGTCATTTATAGATGGATAATTAAATCATCCGGGTGTATATGTCTGTTGAAATAATAGGGATAAATTACTTTTACCATTTTTTAAGTTTCAAGTTAAGCCTAGGAAAGAATTGTAGATTACTGCCTGGTGCTATGCCGCCTTAAGTCTGCGGTTGTAAATGTGAGGTGGTGGTAATTAAATTCAAAGATGTGGGGATATAAAGATGTACATTCCTGTGGTTATATCAGTATATGAGGGATCCATTTTCTTCATTCTTCTCATCTCTTCAGAGTTTTTATACAAGCAATGGAATTCTCCATCTCTTTCACCAGTACAGGATAGGACAATGAATgctatatttgtaatttatatGTAGTTTGTGCTATGGAATGCATGTGCTCAAAGATGAAATTTCGATCAGTCACTACTCATTTATTTTGAGGAATTTTATTTATTACTTGGTATCGATGTTGGTACTTGTTTCTGGATTTTCTGTAGCTAAGTCACCAAGTAATGAATCATGGTAATAGAAAGATCACGTAAAGCAGCATGAACACCAGATCCGCAACAAGGAGACTGATGCGTCAGGGACTGTTTGGTTTGCGGACTTCTGGAGTTTGAGAGCTGAAATAGGCTCTTTTTCGTGCTGTTTGGATGCTTTTGGGGATGAAGTTGGACCGTAACTGCAAAGGGCAAAAAATTATGATTTCGAGTAGGTGGATCGGGCTCCTGACCGTTCTCCGTATCAGCGCATTGCTGCCACCAAAATGTATCTTCCTCTGGTCTGGTCGTTTGTAGTGAGTAGTACAACCCACTGCTGGGCTCAGCGCGCTAGACCAGATGGTTGCCCGTCTGAGCATCTCCATCTTCATATTACTTGGCAACCAACAGGAATCTGAATTGGAGTACGATTTTGCACATGACCATGCTAGTGTGGCGAAACGTTTGTTTCACATCTTATATTCAACAATTTGTTCATCAATTGTAAGAATGCTTTAGTATCTAATAAAGCTCTCTCTTTATTAAAAATAGTCATCAGGCATCGGTCTTTCATAATCTCAACTAATCATCATTATTATCCATCATTTACGGTTTATTAcagaatatatttttatatataaaaTCAATTGCAATATGTTGATTTTATCTTCTACGTCGTTATAATTTGCATAGTTAAATATGGTTTTTGCTCTTGCATTAAAATCTATAAACTAATGCTACAATATTAGTGATTTATATATCTATAAAAGTATAATATCATACTGATTTGGTTCGATTTTAGTAGGCATAttaggatttcaaaaggtcttTGGAGGTAAATGCTAACCACCAAATTTTCTTAAAATAAATCATGAATTCCCGTAAAAATCACTGGCATATTAAAATATATATACGAAACATGAATCTGTTCGTGTAAATTTTACACTATGCCTACATAGGGTCCCGAGTGTCTGACTAATAAATGGTCAAAGTTTGTAAGAAATTTGGCATTTAAAATCCAGTCATGCCTACTAAAAAATGAATTGGAGGAAGTGTATTCATGTTGAAGATGAGGTACATAGTGAGCTGACTTCAGAATACCATAACAGAATCCACCATATTCATTCCACTTTATTGAAATACATTGATTGATATATGCTATCTTTCTTTATAATTTGCATAGTTAAATATGATATTTATAAAATAAGCTTTTGATTTTTATGATTTATATATGATAGCAATAAAAGTACAATACTATGTTAATTTTTCCATTTTTAGTAGGTGTATTAGGATTTGAAACTTGATGGCACTATTAAAATGTAATATTAGAAGTTTAGAATCCACTTTCATGTGCTGATACTTGATACAAAGCACTGGCGGCTGGTGGAAGGCTATGTAGTGCTTGCTCCTACAAAAAGGATACACAATTGTGGGCAAATATTGCACAACTAATGAAGTGTATTAGATGCTCGATTGCTTACCCTTTGAAAACACTTGAATGATATAGGCTGATAATATGTGTAGAGCAAATTATTGGTCCATGATGTAACTTTATTTTTGAGTGATGAATAAAGGCTTCTTTTTCCTCTTAGAATAATCTATTCCTAGCCATCTAGTAGGTTTTGGAGAAAACAAATAAAATGCCAGTAATTCCTCACTCCTGTCTCGTGACACTTTCAAGTGGACCCCACGTCCCCACCCAACAGGCCAACACGAATCCAAACAAAATCGCCGATTAGCCCCCTCGGTCCGACAAATTCCAGAGATACCCTCCCCATTTCTCGCGGCAGCCACGCCGTAGATCTCCTCCTCGTCCCAGGTTTCCGGCGGTCTCGCCGGCGGCGTGAGCTCAAGCGATGGAGCTCTGGAGCAAGCTGCGGAACCTGGACGCCTACCCGAAGGTGAACGAGGACTTCTACAGCCGCACCCTCTCCGGCGGTCTCATCACCATCCTCTCCTCCCTCgccatcctcctcctcttcttctccgaGATCCGTACGTATCATTCCCCCCTCGTTTTTCTCCACCTTGACATCTTCGCCTCAGATCCATTTTAATTTCGCCCTACCTAGCTTCGGCGCAGCTTTGATCTCGCCGTACCATCTCGCTGGCTTTGCGTACAAAAGTGAATGTGTTCGGATACGGAACAAGTATAGTTTGTGGTGTAATGAATTTTGCGCCTTTTCATGCCAATGGCGTGAATTCGAAGCAGTAGTTGTTAAAATTAGCGGCTCCGTTAACATGCATTGAAATTCGGGTATGGAAGTTGAATCGAAGGCATTTGGTAATAGGGGCCGGTGTGAAATACATGTATTGATTTGGCAGCAGCATAATGGTGGTTTTGTTTCAGTTTTGATGCTGTATCCTAGTTTGGTGTCAACAGGGACTGAATAGGCAATGATTTTATACCCTTCTGTGATGATTTGGTTTTTAAGTTAGTATATGAATTTAACATTCACGGTGAGTTAGATTTTCTGTTCAGTTAGTACTGTGAAGTTATTTCTTCATCCATAGGATTAATAGTTTTGTTGAATGGAGTTCCAAACTAGGTAACATAAGATCTTTGGGATTGCTACATCATTTTGGTGCTTGTGCTTGTGCTAAGTTTCTGTTGCCTTTGTTTTTGCAAGCACGAATGCTATATGATGCTATGCATGGTCACCTTTTTTCATACCTATGGGCTATAACTGATACTTACTATTTTTTCATGCTAAATCAAGAGTAACATTTTAACTTGTTAGATGCAGCAAGTACCTTCTCTTGCAATTGGGCTTGTTCCTTGCTTTGTTTATCTAGATAATAGTTCATGCACTGTACTTTAACTTACTGTTATGGTAACTTTCCTGTAGGGCTGTATCTATATTCTGCTACAGAGAGTAAGCTCACTGTTGATACCTCAAGAGGGGAAAGACTACATATCAATGTTAGTGCCAATGTTGTTTCCTCTCCCAAACCTTCCAATTTTCTTGTACTTTCTAATAGCACTTACCATATTTAGAAAGCAGGCCATCGAAATCTAGTTATGCTAAAATTTATATTCTTTGCCATCTTTCTTCAACTTCAATTTAGTCTATGAACTATCAGTAGTGTAAAATTTGGAATTATTTTCTTCAAGTTTAGCTCAGATTGTCTTCATGTTAGTTATTAGCACATTACAACTTGGCAGCTAGTGAACAAAATATCTGTAGAGTTTATACAGTTCAAATGTGAAAGAACAATTGGTAGGCAGCTAGTTGAGATATTTACAAATTACTAATTTGGTGAGGCCCAGCCCAGAATATATGTCATCTTTTGCTGTATGTGAAGATGCTGCTTTTCTTTTTTATTCTTAATGTGCATGATTGCTTTTGCAGTTTGAT from Panicum hallii strain FIL2 chromosome 9, PHallii_v3.1, whole genome shotgun sequence includes:
- the LOC112875174 gene encoding nitrate regulatory gene2 protein, coding for MGSRSKSEDDKALVLCQERKRFVREALDGRCAFAAAHFAYIQSLRHTGFALRKFMEPEVPTDSSLFTSTSATPELPTMRQKSMNLSPSLSHHASDSFSPVPSPLSSGRFHVNHMKAGGSSVTTVKEKLLEPVRATLQTSSPVRRQAIHDLDDSSTFEARPGTPPWDYFGLFQPVESQISFHDEKELVHEYENSDDIRRLREKEGIPELEEEVEKSPDHSDFITRRLGEDKAPDLKDVEKSPMNGGEDDLALSEDDFDNPTSESLVRVFKNRNDTPAGYTATGQSPVQHATDELSSETIGSQTAGPKDGMAVDSQAERPRDGIRVDSQTERPKDNMRVDSQTEMSEDGTRVDSQTERPKDDTGVDSQTVRPKDDTRVLDISMYESDETPVASPVKEVSSSTAALPMNGKSKETFRDVRNVVRDLNSCMKEIEILFIKASDSGKEVPRMLEADKVNFRPLLPEEKAPGSTASGFFANLFACCREEVPVPQPPPQADVKYLTWHRSMSSLSSSSRNPLGTTTKDDTDGLTGNIFSGVYMNAGSHASTLDRLYAWERKLYDEVKASSAICRQYDEKCRQLRHQESRGESQMSIDKTRAVVKDLHSRILVAIQRIDMISKNIEDIRDKELQPQLEELIGSLTRMWATMLECHRHQHEIIKLVCNSGSMKVSIRSESQLQASLLLQVELSTLCSNFQKWISSHRAYLNSLNSWLLKCVKSLQRRRKSSRKKKVEADPITKYAVAPIFKTCESWIDLLDDLPTKDLEDAIKGLAAVIHRSMPHQEKRRGSSKLTFSLSHSGRLNGDMGEVQRSDTPTDLQSSLEIFLGKLETFSEVSLQEYMVLKGKIDDAKTNYEKWK